The following coding sequences lie in one Prochlorococcus marinus XMU1411 genomic window:
- the rplD gene encoding 50S ribosomal protein L4 has protein sequence MTTLETLKWDGKKSGKVSLDLAVAKETSSADLIHRAVLRQLANKRQGTASTLTRSEVRGGGRKPYKQKGTGRARQGSIRTPLRPGGGIIFGPKPRSYNLDMNRKERRLALRTALMSRVSDMKAVEDFGSTLKQPKTSDIINGLARLGIQKTEKVLVILDSPSDVIKKSINNIKKVKLIAADQLNVFDILNANKLVIGQSAIDKIQEVYAS, from the coding sequence ATGACAACACTTGAAACTCTTAAGTGGGATGGTAAAAAATCCGGCAAAGTTTCTCTTGATTTAGCAGTTGCTAAAGAAACTTCTTCGGCAGACTTAATCCATAGAGCAGTCCTTAGGCAGCTAGCAAATAAAAGACAGGGGACAGCATCAACTTTGACAAGATCTGAAGTGCGTGGGGGCGGTAGAAAGCCATATAAACAGAAAGGTACAGGAAGAGCCCGTCAAGGATCAATAAGGACACCCTTAAGACCTGGTGGCGGAATTATTTTTGGACCGAAGCCACGTTCTTACAATCTTGATATGAATCGTAAGGAACGTAGATTAGCTCTTAGAACTGCACTTATGTCTAGAGTATCTGATATGAAGGCCGTTGAAGATTTTGGATCTACTTTAAAGCAACCTAAAACAAGTGATATCATCAATGGCCTTGCTCGATTAGGTATACAAAAAACTGAAAAAGTTTTGGTTATTCTTGATAGTCCGTCCGATGTTATAAAAAAATCCATCAATAATATTAAAAAAGTAAAATTAATTGCCGCCGATCAATTAAATGTATTTGATATTCTCAATGCTAATAAATTGGTTATAGGGCAATCAGCGATTGATAAAATTCAGGAGGTTTATGCATCATGA
- the rplC gene encoding 50S ribosomal protein L3, translating to MSIGILGKKLGMSQLFDEKGNSVPVTLIEAGPCRITQLKTTALDGYTAVQIGYGLSKDKHISKPEKGHLLKSGEELLKHLKEYRVEETSSYEIGNQITVKNFEVGQKVDISGKSMGRGFAGYQKRHGFSRGPMSHGSKNHRAPGSTGAGTTPGRIYPGKRMAGRYGGKQITTKGLLVLKIDDQKNLLVVKGSVPGKPGSIINIKPNNVVGKKGGEKS from the coding sequence ATGTCTATAGGAATTTTAGGAAAGAAATTGGGCATGTCCCAACTTTTCGACGAAAAAGGTAATTCAGTCCCAGTTACTCTTATCGAGGCTGGCCCTTGCCGTATCACTCAATTAAAAACAACCGCTTTGGATGGTTATACTGCCGTTCAAATAGGTTATGGCTTGTCCAAAGATAAGCATATAAGTAAGCCAGAAAAGGGACATTTGTTGAAATCAGGTGAAGAACTTTTAAAGCATTTGAAAGAATATAGGGTTGAAGAAACTTCATCTTATGAAATCGGAAATCAAATAACTGTAAAAAACTTTGAGGTAGGTCAAAAAGTTGATATCAGTGGCAAATCTATGGGTAGAGGTTTTGCTGGTTACCAGAAAAGACATGGTTTTAGCAGAGGTCCAATGAGTCATGGTTCAAAAAATCATAGAGCACCTGGATCTACAGGTGCAGGAACAACTCCAGGCAGAATTTATCCTGGAAAAAGAATGGCAGGAAGATATGGAGGAAAACAGATTACTACAAAAGGTTTGTTAGTTCTAAAAATTGATGATCAGAAAAATTTGCTTGTGGTAAAGGGTTCTGTCCCAGGTAAGCCAGGCTCAATAATAAACATTAAGCCAAATAATGTTGTAGGCAAAAAAGGAGGTGAAAAATCATGA
- the ndhN gene encoding NAD(P)H-quinone oxidoreductase subunit N, with product MPLLLTGKKFHNDLKTNKCLAIFAPLEGGYETRLLRRMRAKGFKTFITSARGLGDPEVFLLKLHGVRPPHLGHQSVGRNGALGEVQQVIPQASELFNENDKNKLLWLLEGQVLSQSELESLIEICTNDNKLTIVVEMGGSTKLEWKPLSNYILDEFES from the coding sequence ATGCCATTACTTCTCACAGGGAAAAAGTTTCATAACGATTTAAAAACTAACAAATGTCTTGCAATCTTTGCTCCTCTTGAAGGTGGTTATGAAACTCGTCTTTTGAGGAGAATGAGGGCCAAGGGCTTTAAAACTTTTATAACCTCAGCAAGAGGGCTTGGAGATCCAGAAGTCTTCTTGCTCAAATTGCATGGCGTTAGACCACCGCACCTAGGTCATCAAAGCGTAGGACGAAATGGAGCACTCGGGGAAGTTCAACAAGTTATCCCACAAGCTTCTGAGTTATTTAATGAAAATGATAAAAATAAATTACTTTGGTTATTAGAAGGTCAAGTACTGTCTCAATCTGAACTAGAGAGCTTAATAGAGATTTGCACTAACGATAATAAACTAACGATAGTTGTTGAAATGGGGGGTTCAACAAAACTTGAATGGAAGCCGTTAAGTAATTATATTTTAGATGAATTTGAAAGTTAA